A single window of Neospora caninum Liverpool complete genome, chromosome XII DNA harbors:
- a CDS encoding Testis cDNA clone: QtsA-14439, similar to human pleiotropic regulator 1 (PRL1homolog, Arabidopsis)(PLRG1),related, with protein sequence MTTEPTQEAEPPPCSAPAFSPAEENELFGSSYPLHTFPVLLQQCQKRTYSLFVNSVGLRPPAFLPAVEEKVKIKLHDEYFFPAPVSSPAPPSADASSLASLPALPASSLSSSALPPFAVAQTDATNGETEAQQTSAKGRNAGDASALALLPSESASTVEAKRQRVAVTCPAVHTPEMSVSELLSELSSRTAASSVPYTAAAGGAPATSAAGPSPSSSKALAALPPSGGEAAAGSAVARKTEGFGGELANLRLKNLPAALRPTWHAPWKLHRVIAGHLGWVTCLAVDPTNEWFATGSNDRLIKIWDLASGTLKLSLTGHVSAIRDIKISSRHPYMFTCGEDNRVKCWDLEQNKVVRDYHGHLSGVYTLALHPQLDILCSGGRDAVVRVWDMRTKHEIYVLSGHQGTIMSLQMQSLEPHIISGSQDKMVRLWDLTSGKCSAVLTNHKKSIRAMAFHPQEYSFVSCAADKIKVWRNPLGQFERNIEGHNSIINCCAIKEDGDSSILIAGTNNGQLHFWDWASGYKFDTIQSRVQPGSLESENGIFCCALDKSETRLLTGECDKTIKVWKPDEEATEESHPLQWKPQRSMKRY encoded by the exons ATGACGACCGAGCCGACCCAGGAGGCTGAGCCTCCTCCCTGTTCCGCGCCTGCGTTCTCCCCggccgaggaaaacgagctCTTCGGCTCGAGCTACCCTCTCCACAcgtttcccgttcttctccagcAGTGTCAGAAGCGCACATACTCGCTCTTTGTCAATTCCGTCGGTCTGCGGCCTCCTGCGTTTCTTCCGGCTGTCgaagagaaggtgaagaTCAAGCTCCACGACGAATACTTCTTCCCTGCGCCGGTCTCCAGCCCGGCGCCGCCCTCCGCcgacgcttcttccctcgcttctctgccggcGCTCCcggcctcttccctctcttcctctgcgctgCCGCCCTTCGCAGTAGCGCAGACTGACGCTACGAACGGCGAGACCGAGGCGCAGCAGACGAgcgcgaaaggaagaaatgcCGGAGACGCCTCTGCACTCGCTCTGCTGCCTTCGGAGTCCGCGAGCACGGTGGAAGCCAAGCGACAGCGCGTGGCTGTGACATGCccagctgtacatacacccgagaTGTCCGTCTCGGAGCTCCTCTCTGAGCTCTCCTCGCGCACTGCTGCGTCGTCTGTTCCGTACACAGCCGCTgcgggaggcgcgccggcgacgagTGCTGCTGGCCCGTCGCCAAGCAGCAGCAAAGCCCTCGCGGCGTTGCCACCGAGTGGAGGGGAGGCTGCGGCAGGCAGTGCAGTCGCGAGGAAGACTGAAGGATTCGGAGGCGAGCTGGCGAACCTGCGACTGAAGAACCTCCCCGCGGCTCTCCGTCCGACCTGGCACGCGCCCTGGAAGCTCCACAGAGTCATCGCAGGACACCTCGGCTGGGTCAcgtgcctcgccgtcgaTCCCACCAACGAGTGGTTTGCCACAG GATCCAACGACCGCCTCATCAAGATCTGGGATCTGGCGTCAGGCACCCTGAAGCTCTCTCTCACTG GACACGTTTCGGCCATTCGAGACATCAAGATCTCCTCGCGGCATCCTTACATGTTCACCTGTGGAGAAGACAATCGCGTGAAGTGCTGGGATTTGGAACAGAACAAAGTTGTGAGAGACTACCATGGGCATTTGTCCG gcGTCTATACACTTGCGCTCCACCCACAACTCGACattctctgcagcggcggTCGCGACGCCGTTGTGCGCGTCTGGGATATGCGGACGAAACACGAGATTTACGTTTTGAGTGGTCACCAGGGAACAATTATGTCTCTGCAGATGCAATCTCTGGAGCCGCATATCATCTCCGGCTCTCAGGACAAAATG GTCCGGCTGTGGGATTTGACTTCGGGGAAGTGTTCAGCAGTTCTGACGAACCACAAGAAGAGCATACGAGCCATGGCGTTCCATCCGCAAGAGTActctttcgtctcgtgcGCTGCGGACAAAATCAAA GTCTGGAGAAATCCGCTGGGTCAATTTGAAAGAAACATCGAAGGCCACAACTCCATCATCAACTGCTGCGCCATTAAGGAAGACGGCGATTCTTCGATCCTCATTGCCGGCACGAATAACGG CCAACTGCACTTCTGGGACTGGGCGTCCGGATACAAGTTCGACACCATTCAGTCTCGTGTGCAGCCAGGTTCTCTGgagagcgaaaacggaaTTTTCTGTTGTGCGCTCGACAAATCTGAGACGCGGCTGTTGACGGGAGAATGCGACAAAACCATCAAG GTTTGGAAACCGGATGAAGAGGCAACAGAGGAGTCTCACCCGTTGCAGTGGAAGCCCCAAAGATCAATGAAGCGCTACTAG
- a CDS encoding 60S acidic ribosomal protein P0 has product MAGSKGKSDKRKTYFSRLFALLEQYPRVLVVEADHVGSKQMADIRLALRGKAVVLMGKNTMIRTALKQKMSEMPQLEKLLPLVRLNVGFIFCIEDPAEVRKIVSANKVPAPARQGVFAPIDVFIPAGPTGMDPGSTSFFQALGIATKIVKGQIEIQTEVHLIKEGDKVTASAATLLQKLGIKPFEYGLAIQHVYDDGSVYKASVLDITDEVILDKFRTGTMNVAALSREIGMPTTASAPHSILEAFKFCTSLVLESDYTFPQMQRLKDILENPDAFVVAAAAPAAGAAAVEAPKEEEPEEEEDDMGFSLFD; this is encoded by the exons ATGGCAGGATCCAAGGGCAAATCCGACAAGCGCAAGACGTacttctcgcgtctctttgcGCTGCTCGAGCAGTACCCGCGCGTATTGGTCGTCGAGGCCGACCACGTAGGCAGCAAGCAGATGGCGGACATCCGTTTGGCGCTCCGCGGCAAGGCCGTCGTGCTCATGGGAAAGAACACCATGATTCGCACTGCGCTGAAGCAAAAGATGAGCGAGATGCCTCAGCTGGAGAAGCTTCTGCCCCTCGTTCGTCTGAATGTTGGCTTCATCTTCTGCATCGAAGACCCCGCGGAAGTCCGCAAGATCGTCTCGGCGAACAAAGTTCCCGCGCCTGCGCGCCAGGGTGTCTTCGCTCCGATCGACGTCTTCATCCCTGCGGGCCCGACTGGCATGGACCCGGGTAGCACCTCTTTCTTCCAGGCTCTCGGCATTGCTACCAAGATCGTCAAGGGTCAAATTGAAATCCAAACCGAGGTTCACCTCATcaaggaaggcgacaagGTGACTGCCAGTGCTGCGACGCTCCTCCAAAAGCTCGGCATTAAGCCGTTCGAGTACGGTCTTGCGATCCAACACGTCTACGACGACG GTTCGGTATACAAGGCGTCGGTGCTGGACATCACGGACGAGGTTATTTTGGACAAGTTCAGGACTGGTACGATGAACGTCGCTGCGCTGTCTCGGGAGATCGGCATGCCGACTACCGCCTCGGCCCCGCACAGCATCTTGGAGGCCTTCAAGTTCTGCACGTCATTGGTGCTCGAGTCCGACTACACCTTCCCGCAGATGCAGCGGCTCAAGGACATCCTGGAGAACCCCGACGCCTTCGTTgtcgcagctgctgcgcctgctgcgggcgccgccgccgtcgaAGCCCCGAAGGAGGAGGAAcccgaggaggaggaggacgacatggggttctctctcttcgactAA
- a CDS encoding SRS domain-containing protein encodes MVRTVNLEQRCGGFRSTARKLIAVCMGGALLLSSGQAGADQPREGLLRRSLSGPIDSVEPLFKNAVATCDFTGEGAAAATAAGASLTLSQKSLTSTLVCTAENIAMIPESLASVCDPSQAGQSGKCQFDGSQPGGNEVKLKDLLGTNRDVHWTQRDEKAVATTQTWMLQLEEADLPLSDKSFLVGCQDSTASVPGLVTKKACKVPVNVEARPSAVGENNLVTCAYGKNSNPAPLMVEMTTENNTLTLQCGSEGILHPTTYETRYCDPEEADLKKCNEKDYVGILPSFVESWWTNADAKTSATLTIPVTEFPESEQKFRGAVATCTLTGAAAAASTPAATSLTLSQQSLSATLVCTGTQIKKVPASLKHVCDPKQTQKGTNCEIEGSQSDGKEVELKDLLGTNRDVQWKEIQQVPKSQKNADGTKTWTLQLEDADIPVTDKSFLVGCQDSTASKQTQGTACKVTVNVEARASAVGENNLVACAYGKNSNPAPLKVEMTTENNTLTLQCGSEGILHPTTYETRYCDPEEADLKKCNEKDYVGILPSFVESWWTNADAKTSATLTIPVTEFPESEQKFRVGCVPNTTNSQGHQPEEKTGENNGSETDATTSNCNVIVTVKSGSSASSTGQMVATVSGAAALLGLLVGSL; translated from the exons GCAGGTGCAGATCAACCGCGTGAAGGTCTTCTGCGTCGGAGTTTGTCCGGACCAATCGACAGTGTCGAACCGTTGTTTAAGAATGCAGTCGCCACTTGCGATTTcacaggcgaaggcgccgcagccgctACGGCCGCTGGTGCCTCCCTGACGCTGTCGCAAAAGAGTCTCACCTCTACCCTGGTATGTACTGCAGAGAACATCGCGATGATACCGGAGAGCCTGGCTAGCGTGTGTGATCCATCGCAAGCGGGACAAAGTGGCAAATGCCAGTTTGACGGCAGCCAGCCTGGCGGCAACGAGGTCAAACTGAAAGACTTGCTCGGAACAAACCGCGATGTTCACTGGACACAACGTGACGAAAAGGCCGTGGCCACAACACAAACGTGGATGCTGCAgctcgaggaggcagacCTTCCTTTGTCTGACAAGAGCTTCCTTGTTGGGTGCCAAGACTCCACTGCCTCTGTGCCGGGCCTGGTTACGAAGAAGGCGTGCAAGGTCCCGGTGAACGTGGAAGCGAGACCTTCTGCCGTTGGGGAAAATAATCTCGTTACCTGTGCCTATGGCAAAAACAGCAACCCTGCGCCCCTGATGGTTGAGATGACGACAGAGAATAACACCCTCACGCTTCAGTGTGGTTCCGAGGGTATTCTTCATCCGACTACATATGAAACTCGCTACTGCGACCCTGAGGAAGCAGACTTGAAGAAGTGCAACGAGAAGGACTACGTAGGTATTCTTCCCAGCTTTGTGGAGAGCTGGTGGACGAATGCGGATGCGAAGACATCCGCTACGCTGACAATCCCGGTGACGGAGTTTCCCGAGTCAGAACAAAAATTTCGT GGTGCGGTCGCCACTTGCACATTAACAGGAGCAGCTGCCGCAGCCTCTACGCCTGCTGCTACCTCTCTGACGCTGTCGCAACAAAGTCTCTCCGCTACCTTGGTATGTACAGGAACACAAATCAAGAAGGTTCCAGCCAGCCTGAAACACGTGTGTGATCCGAAGCAAACCCAAAAAGGTACCAACTGCGAGATCGAGGGCAGCCAGTCCGACGGCAAAGAGGTGGAGCTGAAAGACTTGCTCGGAACAAACCGCGACGTTCAGTGGAAAGAGATCCAACAAGTGCCAAAGAGCCAAAAAAATGCAGACGGCACAAAAACGTGGACACTGCAGCTGGAAGATGCCGACATTCCTGTCACCGACAAGAGCTTCCTTGTTGGGTGCCAAGACTCCACTGCCTCTAAGCAAACCCAAGGCACGGCGTGCAAGGTGACGGTGAacgtggaagcgagagctTCTGCCGTTGGGGAAAATAatctcgtcgcctgcgcgtACGGCAAAAACAGCAACCCTGCGCCTCTCAAGGTTGAGATGACGACAGAGAATAACACCCTCACTCTTCAGTGTGGTTCCGAGGGTATTCTTCATCCGACTACATATGAAACTCGCTACTGCGACCCTGAGGAAGCAGACTTGAAGAAGTGCAACGAGAAGGACTACGTAGGTATTCTTCCCAGCTTTGTGGAGAGCTGGTGGACGAATGCGGATGCGAAGACATCCGCTACGCTGACAATCCCGGTGACGGAGTTCCCCGAGTCAGAACAAAAATTTCGTGTAGGCTGTGTCCCCAACACGACAAATTCCCAGGGACATCAGCCTGAAGAAAAGACTGGGGAAAACAACGGCTCAGAAACAGATGCGACTACGTCGAATTGCAATGTGATTGTGACTGTCAAGTCAGGAAGCTCTGCATCGTCAACTGGTCAAATGGTAGCTACAGTCTCGGGTGCGGCCGCTTTGTTAGGGCTCCTCGTGGGCTCGTTGTAA